The following nucleotide sequence is from Actinomycetota bacterium.
CGAGTACGGCGAGCGGTCCGTCTCGCTGGAGCGATTCTGCGCGCTGGCCCGGCTGTACGGCGTCCCTCCGGAGGAGCTCCTGGGGCGGGCCCTCGACGCGATGGGGTCCCTTCCCGGGGAGGCCCGGGTCATCGACATGCCACCTCCCGGAACCCGGCGCCCCCATGGTCTCCGTCATGGATAGGGCCGGGGCGCCCGCTTCGTCTCGGAAAGGCGAACGGGTCCTCCAGGCCTCGAGCGGCGAGCCTCTTCGGCTGGGAAGCGTCTACGAGGAGCACGAGCGGTCGGCCACGTGGCAGCGCCGCCGGGACCTCACCAACCCGGGCACGGCCCTCTCACGGGTCCGCCGGATGGCCCGCCTCGAGGCAGTCCTCCGGCGCCGGTTCACGTCGGTGGAGGACCTGCGGGTGCTCGACGTCGGCTGCGGCGAGGGGTGGCTGCTGGACTGGTTCCGCGGGCTCGGCATCCCGGCCGAGCAGCTGGTGGGAGTGGACCTGGTGGCCGGGCGCATCGAGGTGGCCAGGCGCACCCACCCGGACATCACGTTCCTGGAGGCGAACGCGGAGCACCTGGACTTCCTGGACGGGCCGTTCGACCTGGTGGTGCTGTTCACGGTGATGTCCTCGATCCTCGACGCGGACATGGCGGCCAACGTGGCCCGAAGCGTCGACCGGGTCCTGG
It contains:
- a CDS encoding class I SAM-dependent methyltransferase produces the protein MDRAGAPASSRKGERVLQASSGEPLRLGSVYEEHERSATWQRRRDLTNPGTALSRVRRMARLEAVLRRRFTSVEDLRVLDVGCGEGWLLDWFRGLGIPAEQLVGVDLVAGRIEVARRTHPDITFLEANAEHLDFLDGPFDLVVLFTVMSSILDADMAANVARSVDRVLAPGGAVVWFDLRYPIPYNRTTRPMTRKRVAGLFPGYGLELHRETVVPPLARRLGALAPIGFPILEAIPVLNTHYLGLLTRP
- a CDS encoding helix-turn-helix domain-containing protein is translated as MSEFLRTLGAVLRSARKERGLKLKDVATWSGRRFAPTTVAGYEYGERSVSLERFCALARLYGVPPEELLGRALDAMGSLPGEARVIDMPPPGTRRPHGLRHG